From Chryseobacterium sp. IHB B 17019, one genomic window encodes:
- a CDS encoding M43 family zinc metalloprotease, whose product MRKSTTSKTLFLLPILCAGIFNAQIIKGTKNFVVEKTPQELAQSHGFERCGTTEYEEFLKKSFPGRMSVDQFEAWLKPLVEKAKADKSQNGNIVTIPVVVHVIHGGQAYGAAPNIVDEQVMSQITVMNNDFRRLAGTPGFNSNVIGADTQIQFALAKVDPNGNPTNGIDRVRMCQSTFRRDIIEGFVKPETIWDPTQYMNMWSVAFAAPNTNLLGYAQFPDGSGLSGLDPVGGASYTDGVVAAFSTFGSSDYGTGFMLSAPYDKGRTMTHEVGHFLGLRHIWGDASCGTDFCADTPTAHTANYNCPQDIVSCNNPAIFEMVENYMDYTDDSCMNIFTVDQTARLTAVMNNSPRRASLKTSTRDIAIPLFANDAEVKLERACGTPNCSTPQALQVSLFNRGTSPLTTATINYSINGNSQSYNWTGNLAQDKYQIVNLPVNAGTASGPVTVSITSTNGGADQRASNNVATGNYVGAAANVGTNVVFNLQLDYFGSEISWTLKNSAGTTVYSGNNYPDVVNPGPNPIPALITQNWTLNPNECYTFTINDSFGDGFTLYGGYYNVKSTSGTTLVSGSSFTTTQSRLLKAQILATGETTVKETFGLYPNPANDVLNITKVSNKATFEIHNAVGQLVKVGSIDNNQVRVAELVKGTYIITIKDKNISESIKFIKK is encoded by the coding sequence ATGAGAAAATCTACTACTTCAAAAACTCTTTTTTTATTGCCTATACTATGTGCAGGAATCTTTAATGCGCAAATTATTAAAGGTACTAAAAACTTTGTAGTTGAAAAAACACCACAAGAATTAGCACAATCCCATGGATTTGAAAGATGCGGAACTACGGAATACGAGGAGTTTTTAAAAAAATCATTCCCTGGCAGAATGTCAGTTGATCAATTCGAAGCTTGGCTGAAACCTTTGGTTGAAAAAGCAAAAGCTGATAAATCTCAAAATGGTAATATCGTTACAATTCCTGTAGTTGTACACGTTATTCACGGAGGACAGGCTTATGGTGCAGCTCCCAATATTGTAGATGAGCAGGTGATGTCTCAGATTACCGTAATGAACAACGACTTTCGTAGATTGGCGGGAACTCCGGGATTTAACTCAAATGTTATAGGTGCTGATACACAGATACAGTTTGCATTGGCAAAAGTAGATCCTAATGGAAATCCTACAAATGGTATTGACAGGGTAAGAATGTGTCAGTCTACTTTTAGAAGAGATATTATTGAAGGTTTCGTAAAGCCTGAGACAATTTGGGATCCAACTCAATATATGAATATGTGGAGTGTTGCATTTGCAGCACCTAATACTAATCTTTTAGGTTATGCCCAATTTCCGGATGGTTCTGGTCTTTCGGGCTTAGATCCAGTTGGAGGTGCTAGTTATACCGACGGAGTTGTTGCTGCCTTTTCTACATTCGGAAGCAGTGATTACGGTACAGGATTTATGTTGTCAGCTCCTTATGATAAAGGAAGAACAATGACTCACGAAGTTGGCCATTTCTTGGGACTAAGACATATTTGGGGAGATGCTTCTTGTGGAACAGATTTTTGTGCTGATACACCAACAGCTCATACTGCAAACTATAACTGTCCTCAAGATATTGTAAGTTGTAATAACCCTGCGATTTTTGAAATGGTTGAAAACTACATGGATTACACTGATGATAGTTGTATGAACATTTTTACAGTGGATCAAACAGCAAGACTTACAGCTGTAATGAATAATTCTCCTAGAAGGGCCTCATTGAAAACTTCTACAAGAGATATTGCTATTCCATTGTTTGCAAATGATGCAGAAGTAAAATTAGAAAGAGCATGCGGTACTCCAAATTGTAGTACGCCTCAGGCTTTGCAGGTATCTCTTTTTAATAGAGGAACAAGTCCGCTAACAACTGCTACGATTAATTATTCGATTAATGGAAATTCTCAATCTTATAACTGGACAGGGAATTTGGCTCAGGATAAATATCAAATTGTAAATCTTCCTGTTAATGCTGGTACGGCTTCAGGGCCTGTAACGGTAAGTATTACCTCAACAAATGGAGGAGCAGATCAAAGAGCTTCTAATAATGTAGCTACCGGAAACTATGTAGGAGCAGCTGCTAATGTTGGAACTAATGTAGTATTTAATCTTCAGTTAGATTACTTCGGTTCTGAAATATCATGGACTTTGAAAAATAGTGCAGGAACTACAGTTTATAGTGGTAATAATTATCCAGATGTAGTAAATCCGGGTCCAAATCCTATTCCTGCTTTAATTACACAGAACTGGACGCTAAACCCTAATGAATGTTATACATTTACTATAAATGATTCATTCGGAGACGGATTCACTTTATATGGTGGATATTACAATGTTAAGTCAACATCAGGAACAACTTTAGTTTCAGGCTCAAGCTTTACAACCACTCAAAGCAGACTTCTTAAAGCACAGATTTTGGCTACTGGCGAAACAACTGTTAAAGAAACATTCGGATTATATCCAAATCCGGCCAATGATGTGTTGAATATTACAAAGGTATCAAACAAAGCTACATTTGAGATTCACAATGCAGTAGGACAATTAGTAAAAGTAGGGTCAATTGATAACAATCAGGTAAGAGTAGCTGAATTAGTGAAAGGGACTTATATCATTACAATTAAAGACAAAAATATTTCTGAAAGCATTAAGTTCATCAAGAAATAA
- a CDS encoding reprolysin-like metallopeptidase: protein MKKLITTLFCSLIGGTMFAQWSPATFEGRSEKSSNVRSYYKLDLNTIRTQLASAQETGRNAKPVEISLPTLDGKIEKFAVYSSPVVVKELADRYQLGSYVGVGVDDPSKYVRFSVAPNDFQSMMVKDGVYEFIEPQNTDKTIYGVHPKTNKTPGGFLCSMNESALSKKQIDALYSKGKSFTNQPTNFAKSSDQKYRTMRLAMSVTGEYTQFHGGTVAGALAAINATMTRVNGVFEKDFALHLIVQNFPAVIYTNAATDPYSPASSGAAGAWNLELQNTLTTNVGNANYDIGHLFGASGGGGNAGCIGCVCTDPTTAEPKGKGSGYTSPADGIPEGDNFDIDYVAHELGHQLGANHTFSHNIEGTGVNMEPASGSTIMGYAGIVAGANVQMHSDAYFHVASILQVEDNLSTTTCDIETTVTNNPPVIGALTDYTIPKGTAFVLTATATDPENNPMTYTWEQFDSGSTPVTGVTGNNATGALFRSLTPTATGNTRYFPKFSSVLAGNLTVPADWETVSNVARATNFVLTVRDNNPVLTSQQTQSDIVTVTVGNNGPFRINSTQVYHNLSAPLLWDAAGTAAAPYNAANVKIDYTTDNGTTWSVLSASTPNDGAENFTFPAALNGQNIKVRISAIGNIFYTIKQVLVTAAAPCSTTAPANIVVSGITASSAMVSWTPAIGATYQIRYKKVTETVWQNASSPSSYIILSGLEEGTKYDLQVSTICSGTPGAYGTNNQFITTSSVTYCSLTSSDPSEEYISNVTLANINNTSGASTYTDYGTDATKVINLVSGSTNNVVSVTKTWPVDVYPEGVRVWIDFDRSGTFETGEMVLNSTPNTTATVSNIFPVPATAVQNKMLKMRVALRYNTAPAACTSYTYGEVEDYNVLITPTVLATSDVAGPKNDIQTYPNPVSDVLNITKVSDKAAFKIYSAAGQLVKQGTINNGQINVSELIKGAYVISIEDKGKDVLTSKFIKK from the coding sequence ATGAAAAAACTCATTACTACTTTATTTTGTAGTTTGATAGGAGGAACCATGTTTGCACAATGGTCTCCAGCTACATTTGAAGGAAGATCAGAAAAATCTTCTAATGTAAGAAGTTACTATAAGTTGGATCTTAACACAATAAGAACTCAACTTGCAAGTGCTCAGGAAACGGGGAGAAACGCAAAACCTGTAGAAATTTCTTTACCAACGTTAGATGGTAAGATCGAAAAATTTGCAGTTTACAGTTCTCCGGTGGTAGTCAAAGAATTGGCGGATAGATATCAATTAGGATCCTATGTTGGAGTGGGGGTAGATGATCCTTCAAAATATGTAAGATTCTCTGTAGCTCCGAATGACTTTCAGTCAATGATGGTAAAAGACGGAGTTTATGAGTTCATTGAGCCTCAAAACACAGACAAAACAATCTACGGAGTACATCCGAAGACAAATAAAACTCCAGGCGGTTTTCTTTGTAGTATGAACGAAAGCGCTTTGTCAAAAAAGCAAATAGACGCTTTATATTCAAAAGGTAAATCTTTTACGAACCAACCTACAAATTTTGCCAAAAGCTCTGATCAGAAATACAGAACCATGAGATTGGCAATGTCTGTGACAGGGGAATATACACAATTCCATGGGGGGACAGTAGCAGGCGCATTGGCAGCAATCAATGCTACTATGACAAGAGTAAATGGTGTATTCGAAAAAGATTTTGCATTACATTTAATTGTACAGAATTTTCCGGCAGTAATTTACACAAACGCAGCAACAGATCCATATTCTCCGGCTTCATCAGGAGCAGCAGGGGCATGGAACCTTGAGCTTCAAAATACATTGACTACAAACGTTGGAAATGCTAATTATGATATCGGTCACTTATTCGGAGCATCCGGAGGTGGTGGTAATGCCGGATGTATTGGTTGTGTATGTACAGACCCTACAACAGCAGAGCCTAAAGGTAAAGGTTCTGGGTATACATCTCCTGCAGATGGTATTCCAGAAGGAGACAACTTCGATATTGACTATGTAGCCCACGAACTGGGTCACCAGCTAGGCGCTAACCACACATTCTCGCATAACATTGAAGGTACAGGGGTAAATATGGAACCTGCCTCCGGATCTACAATTATGGGATATGCAGGTATTGTTGCTGGGGCAAATGTTCAGATGCATTCAGATGCTTATTTCCATGTGGCGAGCATTTTACAGGTTGAAGACAATCTTTCCACTACAACTTGTGATATCGAAACCACGGTTACAAATAATCCTCCTGTAATCGGGGCTCTTACAGATTATACAATTCCAAAAGGAACAGCATTTGTTTTAACAGCAACAGCTACGGATCCTGAAAATAATCCAATGACGTATACTTGGGAACAGTTTGACAGTGGCTCTACTCCAGTGACAGGTGTTACAGGGAATAATGCAACAGGAGCATTATTTAGATCCTTAACTCCTACAGCAACCGGAAATACAAGATACTTCCCTAAATTCTCATCAGTATTGGCAGGTAATCTTACAGTTCCTGCAGATTGGGAAACAGTATCGAATGTAGCAAGAGCTACAAATTTTGTGTTAACAGTAAGAGACAATAACCCTGTTTTAACTTCTCAGCAGACACAAAGTGATATTGTAACTGTAACGGTAGGAAACAATGGACCTTTCAGAATAAACTCGACTCAGGTTTATCACAATTTATCGGCTCCATTATTATGGGATGCTGCAGGAACTGCCGCTGCTCCATACAATGCAGCTAACGTTAAAATTGATTATACCACAGACAACGGAACGACTTGGTCAGTACTTTCTGCTTCCACTCCAAATGATGGGGCTGAGAACTTTACTTTCCCTGCAGCATTGAACGGACAGAATATTAAAGTAAGAATTTCTGCTATCGGGAATATTTTTTATACAATCAAGCAGGTATTGGTAACAGCTGCTGCGCCATGTAGCACAACTGCTCCTGCAAATATTGTAGTAAGCGGTATTACAGCATCTTCTGCAATGGTAAGCTGGACTCCTGCTATTGGAGCTACTTATCAGATCAGATACAAAAAAGTTACTGAAACAGTGTGGCAGAATGCATCATCACCAAGCAGTTATATAATTTTATCAGGATTGGAAGAAGGTACTAAATATGATCTTCAGGTATCAACCATCTGTTCTGGAACTCCAGGTGCTTATGGTACAAATAATCAATTCATAACTACTTCTTCTGTTACATATTGCAGCCTTACTTCATCTGACCCTTCTGAAGAATATATTTCTAATGTAACATTGGCAAACATTAATAATACTTCGGGAGCTAGTACATATACAGATTACGGAACAGATGCTACGAAGGTGATCAATCTTGTAAGTGGATCAACAAATAATGTAGTGTCAGTAACTAAAACCTGGCCGGTTGATGTTTATCCGGAAGGGGTAAGAGTTTGGATTGATTTCGACAGAAGCGGAACTTTTGAAACCGGTGAAATGGTATTGAATTCAACTCCAAATACAACGGCTACAGTAAGCAATATATTCCCAGTGCCGGCTACAGCAGTTCAAAACAAAATGTTAAAAATGAGAGTCGCTTTACGTTATAATACGGCTCCTGCAGCTTGTACATCTTATACTTACGGAGAGGTTGAAGACTATAATGTATTGATTACACCTACTGTTTTAGCAACAAGTGATGTAGCTGGTCCTAAAAACGACATTCAGACTTATCCTAACCCTGTTTCAGATGTTTTAAATATTACTAAAGTATCTGATAAGGCAGCTTTCAAAATTTACAGCGCCGCCGGACAATTAGTAAAACAAGGAACAATTAATAACGGACAGATTAATGTTTCTGAGCTAATAAAAGGAGCTTATGTAATTTCAATTGAAGATAAAGGAAAAGATGTATTAACATCTAAGTTTATTAAAAAATAA
- a CDS encoding M43 family zinc metalloprotease encodes MRKSTTLRTLFLLPILCVGFINAQINKGTKHFGVEKTPQELAKSHGFERCSSTEYEEFLRSAFPGRMSVDQFEAWLKPLVEKAKTNKSQNGNIITIPVVVHVIHGGQAYGTAPNIVDEQVMSQITVMNNDFRKLAGTPGFNSSAVGADTQIQFALAKVDPNGNPTNGIDRVKMCQSTFNRDAIEAFVKPETIWDPTQYMNMWSLSFAAPDTGILGYAQFPDGSGLQGLDPVGGPNFTDGVVATYKTFGSSDYGTGFLLSAPYDKGRTMTHEVGHFLGLRHIWGDGACASDYCADTPTAHTKNFGCPAATPSCDNPAVFEMVQNYMDYTDDTCMNIFTVDQTARLTAVMNNSPRRASLKTSTKDVAIQLFANDAEVKLERACGTPNCSTPQALQVSLFNRGTSPLTSATINYSINGSSQSYIWTGNLVQDKSQLINIPVVAGTAAGPVTVSIASANGGTDQRVSNNTATGSYVGTPANVETNVVFNLQLDYYGSEISWTLKNSTGTTVYSGNNYPDVPSPTTTTPLPALITQNWTLNPNECYTFTINDSYGDGFSLYGGYYNVKSTSGTTLVSGSSFTTTQSRLLKAQVLATGETVKEETFGIYPNPASDILNITKVSNKATFEIHNAVGQLVKGGVINNKQVRVADLVKGTYIITIKDNNISENIKFIKK; translated from the coding sequence ATGAGAAAATCTACTACTTTAAGAACTCTTTTTTTGTTACCTATACTCTGTGTAGGATTTATTAACGCACAAATTAATAAAGGAACTAAACATTTTGGAGTTGAAAAGACACCGCAAGAACTGGCAAAATCCCATGGATTTGAAAGGTGCAGCTCTACAGAATATGAAGAATTTTTAAGAAGCGCTTTCCCTGGCAGAATGTCTGTTGATCAATTTGAAGCTTGGTTGAAACCTTTAGTTGAAAAAGCAAAAACTAATAAATCTCAAAATGGTAATATCATTACAATTCCTGTAGTTGTGCATGTTATTCACGGAGGACAGGCCTATGGTACTGCTCCCAATATTGTAGATGAACAAGTAATGTCCCAAATAACGGTAATGAATAACGATTTTCGTAAATTGGCAGGAACTCCGGGATTTAATTCAAGTGCAGTAGGTGCAGATACACAGATACAGTTCGCATTGGCAAAAGTAGATCCTAACGGAAATCCTACAAACGGGATTGATAGGGTAAAAATGTGTCAATCTACTTTCAATAGAGATGCTATTGAAGCTTTTGTAAAACCTGAGACAATTTGGGACCCAACTCAATATATGAATATGTGGAGTCTTTCATTTGCAGCACCGGATACCGGGATTTTAGGATATGCTCAATTTCCGGATGGTTCTGGTCTTCAGGGCTTAGATCCGGTTGGAGGCCCTAATTTTACTGACGGAGTTGTCGCTACCTATAAAACATTCGGAAGTAGTGATTATGGTACAGGATTCCTTTTATCAGCTCCTTATGATAAAGGAAGAACAATGACTCACGAAGTTGGTCATTTTTTAGGCTTAAGACATATTTGGGGGGATGGTGCTTGTGCATCGGATTATTGTGCTGATACACCAACTGCACATACTAAAAACTTTGGTTGTCCTGCTGCTACCCCAAGTTGTGACAATCCTGCAGTTTTTGAAATGGTTCAAAACTATATGGACTACACTGATGATACTTGTATGAATATTTTTACAGTGGATCAAACAGCTAGACTTACAGCTGTAATGAATAATTCTCCTAGAAGAGCCTCATTGAAGACTTCCACAAAAGATGTTGCTATTCAGTTGTTTGCAAATGATGCAGAAGTAAAATTAGAGAGAGCTTGTGGGACTCCAAATTGCAGTACGCCTCAGGCTTTACAGGTATCTCTTTTTAATAGAGGAACAAGCCCTTTGACATCTGCTACAATTAATTATTCAATTAATGGGAGTTCTCAATCCTATATTTGGACCGGAAATTTGGTTCAGGACAAATCTCAACTTATAAATATTCCTGTCGTAGCGGGTACAGCTGCAGGACCTGTGACGGTAAGTATCGCTTCAGCAAATGGTGGAACTGATCAAAGAGTTTCTAACAATACAGCTACTGGAAGTTATGTGGGTACGCCTGCTAATGTTGAAACCAATGTAGTATTTAATCTTCAATTAGATTACTACGGTTCTGAAATATCATGGACGTTGAAAAATAGTACAGGAACTACGGTTTATAGTGGTAACAATTATCCAGATGTACCAAGCCCGACTACAACGACTCCTCTTCCTGCTCTAATTACGCAGAACTGGACATTAAATCCTAATGAATGTTATACATTTACTATAAATGATTCATACGGTGACGGATTCTCCTTATATGGTGGATATTATAATGTTAAATCAACATCCGGAACAACTTTAGTTTCAGGCTCAAGCTTTACAACCACTCAAAGCAGACTTCTTAAAGCGCAAGTTTTAGCTACCGGTGAAACTGTAAAAGAAGAAACATTTGGTATCTATCCAAATCCTGCTTCAGATATATTGAATATTACAAAAGTATCAAACAAGGCTACGTTTGAAATTCACAATGCAGTAGGGCAATTGGTAAAAGGAGGAGTTATTAACAATAAACAGGTAAGAGTAGCTGATTTGGTTAAAGGAACTTATATCATTACAATTAAAGACAATAATATTTCTGAAAACATTAAGTTCATCAAGAAATAA
- a CDS encoding DUF6048 family protein, producing MKTRLIFTFFFSLISLLSFAQEEKEAKKEKWKYEPNFMVGFDVLNTGVSFFSDRKLYQGFISSKITNNIHGVIEAGFESNIYNKNSYDAKANGPFLKLGAFYMLAKDPQNEFNGFYAGGKIAGSFYTQEYMAVPVRGFGGSSSSIAFPSSTQSSYWMEGTIGGRVQLFESNFYIDVNLQPRYLVFTTKQDDIQPMIVPGFGKSSSKFGMGFAWNVAYKF from the coding sequence ATGAAGACAAGACTAATCTTTACCTTCTTTTTTAGCTTAATCAGCCTTTTGAGCTTTGCTCAGGAGGAAAAAGAGGCAAAAAAAGAAAAATGGAAATATGAACCCAATTTTATGGTTGGTTTTGATGTTCTCAACACGGGAGTTTCATTTTTTTCGGATAGAAAACTGTACCAGGGGTTTATTTCATCTAAAATTACTAATAATATTCACGGTGTCATCGAGGCCGGTTTTGAATCCAATATTTATAATAAAAACAGCTATGATGCGAAAGCCAACGGCCCGTTTCTGAAACTGGGAGCGTTTTATATGTTGGCGAAAGATCCTCAAAATGAGTTTAATGGCTTCTATGCCGGTGGAAAAATAGCAGGTTCATTCTACACCCAGGAATATATGGCTGTTCCTGTAAGAGGTTTTGGAGGCAGCAGCTCATCTATAGCATTTCCTTCTTCTACACAATCATCGTATTGGATGGAAGGTACCATTGGAGGAAGGGTTCAGCTGTTTGAGTCTAATTTTTATATTGATGTTAATCTTCAACCCAGATATTTGGTTTTCACCACAAAACAAGACGATATTCAGCCAATGATAGTTCCTGGCTTTGGAAAAAGTTCTTCAAAATTCGGAATGGGATTTGCGTGGAATGTTGCTTATAAGTTTTAA
- a CDS encoding DUF6452 family protein: MKYFKFLIAVCFIGLLFSCGGDDDICESGEGTPRMKVSFKNFETGKEKTLDSLYVAVDYGSGKVQLGKQTAITSRVIPLRVDDSPYTDVYFRVSDKGTESKIRINYTTKSTYVSPGCGVKKTYENLNSVLDPTTTTPVKSIEAGQNFIENEDKTNLYLLF; this comes from the coding sequence ATGAAATATTTTAAATTCCTAATAGCTGTCTGCTTTATCGGCCTGCTGTTTTCATGCGGTGGAGACGACGATATTTGCGAAAGTGGAGAAGGAACCCCGAGAATGAAAGTTTCTTTTAAAAATTTTGAAACAGGAAAAGAAAAAACATTGGATTCTCTGTATGTGGCAGTAGACTACGGTTCCGGAAAGGTTCAACTCGGAAAACAAACCGCTATCACTTCCAGGGTTATACCTTTGCGTGTTGATGACTCTCCTTATACGGATGTTTATTTCAGAGTGTCAGACAAAGGAACTGAATCAAAAATCAGAATAAATTATACAACAAAATCTACGTATGTTTCTCCCGGATGTGGCGTGAAAAAGACCTATGAAAATTTGAATTCTGTATTAGACCCTACAACAACTACTCCGGTGAAAAGTATAGAAGCCGGACAAAACTTTATAGAGAATGAAGACAAGACTAATCTTTACCTTCTTTTTTAG
- the rlmD gene encoding 23S rRNA (uracil(1939)-C(5))-methyltransferase RlmD, with product MKRNKKNIILENIKLLNAGAKGIAIGRTEEGKTVMVSGAIPGDIVNVRVKKAKSKYYEGEAMEILQESPYRVKPKCIHFSVCGGCKWQNMSYEKQLSFKQEEVYNNIKRIGGIENFETIPILGSEEQYFYRNKMEFSFSNARWLTQYEISSEENFGNKDALGFHIPGMWSKILDLKECFLQEDPSNAIRLAVKEYAVKNGLDFFDVKNHEGFLRTLMMRQNSKGDWMVLFQLYREEKENREKLFDFLLEAFPQIKTLVYAINPKPNDSIYDLNINVYFGDGFLMEEMDGLKFKIGPKSFFQTNYKQALELYRKTLEFADLKGDEVVYDLYTGTGTIAQYVARKAKHVIGIESVQEAIDAAIEHAELNGLTNTSFYCGDMKDIFNDEFLANHPKADVLITDPPRDGMHQKVVEQILKLSPEKVVYVSCNSATQARDLALMKEHYTVVKILPVDMFPQTHHVENIALLIKK from the coding sequence ATGAAAAGAAATAAGAAAAATATAATTCTTGAAAATATAAAACTCTTAAATGCAGGAGCAAAAGGTATTGCAATAGGCAGAACGGAAGAAGGGAAAACAGTAATGGTTTCCGGAGCAATTCCCGGAGATATTGTGAATGTAAGAGTAAAAAAAGCAAAATCAAAATACTATGAAGGTGAAGCTATGGAAATTCTGCAGGAATCACCTTACAGAGTAAAGCCGAAATGTATCCACTTCAGCGTTTGCGGTGGCTGCAAATGGCAGAATATGAGCTATGAAAAGCAACTGAGCTTCAAGCAGGAAGAAGTTTATAATAATATCAAAAGAATCGGAGGAATTGAAAACTTCGAAACAATTCCTATTTTAGGTTCTGAAGAGCAGTATTTTTATAGAAATAAAATGGAATTCTCTTTCTCGAATGCCCGTTGGCTTACTCAGTATGAAATAAGCTCTGAAGAAAATTTTGGGAATAAAGATGCCTTAGGATTCCATATTCCGGGGATGTGGAGTAAGATTCTTGATCTTAAAGAATGTTTCCTTCAGGAAGATCCTTCCAATGCAATAAGACTGGCGGTAAAAGAATATGCCGTGAAGAATGGCTTAGACTTTTTTGATGTAAAAAATCATGAAGGTTTTTTAAGGACTTTAATGATGAGACAAAACTCAAAAGGCGATTGGATGGTTCTTTTCCAGCTTTACAGAGAGGAAAAAGAAAACAGAGAAAAGCTTTTTGATTTCTTATTGGAGGCATTCCCGCAAATTAAAACCCTGGTGTATGCAATAAATCCAAAACCGAATGATTCAATCTATGATTTAAATATCAATGTTTATTTCGGAGATGGCTTTTTAATGGAGGAAATGGATGGTTTAAAATTTAAAATAGGACCCAAATCATTCTTTCAGACCAATTATAAACAAGCATTGGAACTTTACAGAAAAACCCTTGAATTTGCAGACTTAAAAGGTGATGAAGTTGTTTATGATTTATACACAGGAACGGGGACTATCGCACAATATGTTGCGAGAAAGGCAAAGCATGTAATCGGTATAGAATCCGTACAGGAAGCCATCGACGCAGCCATCGAGCACGCAGAACTGAACGGACTAACTAATACTTCTTTCTACTGCGGAGATATGAAGGATATTTTCAATGACGAGTTCCTTGCTAATCATCCAAAAGCAGATGTATTGATCACAGATCCACCGAGAGATGGGATGCATCAGAAAGTGGTAGAGCAGATTTTAAAGCTTTCCCCTGAGAAAGTGGTGTATGTAAGCTGTAATTCTGCAACTCAGGCCAGAGATTTAGCTTTAATGAAAGAACATTACACAGTAGTAAAGATTTTACCGGTAGATATGTTCCCACAAACTCATCATGTGGAAAATATTGCTTTACTGATTAAAAAATAA